The Excalfactoria chinensis isolate bCotChi1 chromosome 10, bCotChi1.hap2, whole genome shotgun sequence genome has a segment encoding these proteins:
- the RAMAC gene encoding RNA guanine-N7 methyltransferase activating subunit — protein MTSLVDVPLDYEKMFAHRFTADDKEYQEYLKRPADPPPIVEEWRNRSGGNQRNRDRFQDGRYFRGDRYNWQGDHRSNQRPDRGWGNNYQQHRQGQSYYGQYGYNSYNPGPRYHPY, from the exons ATGACTTCCCTGGTGGACGTGCCCCTGGATTATGAAAAGATGTTTGCTCATCGGTTCACGGCGGATGATAAAGAGTACCAGGAGTACCTGAAACGCCCTGCAGATCCCCCCCCCATAGTTGAAGAATGGAGAAACAGATCTGGTGGCAATCAGAGAAACAGAGATCG gttTCAAGATGGCAGGTACTTTAGAGGGGACAGATACAACTGGCAAGGTGACCACAGGTCTAATCAGAGGCCAGACAGAGGTTGGGGTAACAACtaccagcagcacagacaagGACAATCCTACTATGGACAGTATGGCTACAACTCCTACAACCCAGGGCCTCGTTACCATCCCTACTGA